The following DNA comes from Curtobacterium sp. 9128.
GATCGCCGCGGAACACCCGGACGCCCTCGCGCAGGCGGCACCACGCGACGAGGTACCAGTCCTCGCCCTTGCCGATGTACCCGAGGGGCTCGACGAGGCGTTCGGACGCGGCCCCGTGTGCGTCCCGGTAGGTCATCCGCAGCACGCGCCCGTCGGTGAGTGCGTGCGCGAGCCCCGTCGGCGGTGCGGCACGGTACCCCGATTCCAACAGGTGCACCCTGCTCGCGAGCCGCGCCGTCCGTGCAGCGTCGTCCTCCGTCAGGACCGCCGTCACCTTGCGTGCGGCAGAGGCCGCCGCATCCCGGAACGGACTCCCCGCGAGCGCGCCGAGCCCGATCGACACGGCGAGTGCCTCGTCCACCGTGAGTCCGAGCGGCGGCAGCGTCGCGCGAGCGTCGATCGTGTAACCGCCGGTCCGCCCGGCGTCCGCCCAGATCGGGACGCCCGACTCCTGCAGTGCGCGGAGGTCCCGCTCGACCGTCCGCGTGCTGACACCGAACCGCTCCGCCAGCCGTGTCGCACTCCGACGGGCCGGCGCCGCGGCGCGGAGCTCCTCGACCAACGCGTACAGGCGGTCCGTCCGATTCACACCAGGACCATACGGCAGTACGGCGGCTAGCCTCGCGGCATGGGTCTCTCCGTCAGCGTCGACGACCGGATCCGCGCCCTCACGACTGCTCTGGCCGACGCGGTCCCGGGGAGCGTCGTGACACTCCGTGGATCGCGGGCAGCGGGCACCGAGGACGAGTTCAGTGACATCGACCTCCGGTGGGGCGTCGGCACGATCGGCGACCGCGCGCTCGAGTCCCTGCCGTCGGCGCTCGGCACGATCGGCACGGTGGAGTCACTGCGCCTCGATCCGGACGAGGAACGAGACCGGCGACTCGTCTTCGTCCGGTTCACCGACTGGTCGCTCTTCGAGCGCGTCGACCTCGAGGTGGCCGGCGGGTTCGGCGACCGGGCTCCGTCGTGGGTCCGCCCGTGGTCGCCGGCCGAGAGCGCACTCATGAACGCGGTTGCCGCGGTCAAGGCGGTCGGCCGCGGACGCGGCGACGTCGACGGACTCCTGGCACGAGGAGCGGCGCGACTCGGCGCCGCTCCCCTGACGGGATCATTGGCGGAGCGGATCGACGCAGTCGTCGATGCTGCGGTCCGCGCCGACCCGGCGCAGCGGGCACTGGCGGCCAGGGTCCGCGCGCTCGTCACGTGATCCGTGCCGGACGGGAGGCTCGTGGCGACGCCGCCACGAGCCTCCCGTCCGCCGTCGCACCCCGTCGCGGACGTCGCGCCCCGCGGCGACGGGGCGCGACGTTCGCGCAGGGGCGCGACCCGCGCGCTACGCGCGCGACAAGCGCTCCACCGTGGCGTGTGCGCCGTCGGCGATCAGTCCGTCGAGGGCGTCGCGGTAGGCCGCGACGAAGCGCTCGTCGTCGACGAGGTCGCCGAAGACCTGCCGGTTCGCGACGAAGGCGAGCCGGTCGTCCCGCTGCGTCATGGCGATCCGGTTGAGGGTCTCCGCGAGCCGGTCGACGATCTGGATCGGCTCGCCGGACTCGTCGGTTCCCTCGTCGTACCTCGCCCACGACGCGACGATGCCGGCGGACAGCGTGACCGGGCCGCCGGACGCGAGGTTGTCGCGGACGACGGGCAGCAGCCACTTCGGGATGCGGTCGCTCGACTCGGCGCAGAGGCGCGCGAGGGTGTCCCGTACCTCGGGGTTCTGGAAGCGTTCGATCAGCGTCGACTTGTAGTCCTCGAGGTCGATGCCGGGCACGGGCTGCAGCGTCGGGGTCGCTTCCTCGTCCATGTAGCGGCGCAGGAACGTCGCGATGGCGGGGTCCTGCGTCGCCTCGTGCGCGTAGCGGTACCCGGAGAGGTACCCGAAGTAGCAGAGGCCCTGGTGCGACGCGTTGAGGAGCCGGAGCTTCATGAGTTCGTACGGCTCGACGTCCTCGACGATCTGCACGTCGGCGTCCTGGTACGGCGGTCGACCAGCCGGGTGGTCGTCCTCGAGCACCCACTGGAAGAACGGCTCGGCGACGACGGGCCAGGCGTCCTCGATCCCCAGGTCGTCGCGCACCATCGCCCGGTCGTCGTCGGTCGTCACGGGCGTGATCCGGTCAACCATCGAGTTCGGGAACGACACGTGCTCGTCCATCCAGTCCGCGAACGCCGGGTCCTGCAGGCGGGCGTAGGCGGTGAACATGTCCCGGGCGACGTGCCCGTTGCCCTGGATGTTGTCGCACGACATGACGGTGAACGGCTGCTCGCCACGATCGCGCCTGCGGCGGAGCGCCTCGACGACGAGGCCGAAGACGGTGTGCGGCGGCTGGTCCCCGCGGAGGTCGGCGACGACGCCCGGTTCGTCGGCGACGAACTCCCCCGTGACGTGGTCGAAGTTGTAGCCGCCCTCGGTGATGGTGAGGCTGACGATCTTCGTCTCCGGGTTCGCCATCTTCTCGACGACGGCGTCCGGGTCGTCCACGGCGAGCATGTAGTCGACGATGCTGCCGATCACGCGGGTCTCGAGCGAGCCGTCCGGGTGCTTGAGGACCAGTGTGTACAGGCCGCCCTGGTCGGCCATCGCGGTGGCCATCCTGCGATCCTGCTCGAGGACCCCGACGCCGCAGATGCCGTACTCGCGGGCCTCCCCCTGCTGCAGCAGCCGGTCGATCACCATCGCCTGGTGCGCGCGGTGGAAGCCGCCGACGCCGAAGTGGACGATGCCGGCGGTGATCCCGGAACGGTCGTAGGTGGGGACGGCGATCCCGCTCGCCGCGATCTCGTCGAGGGTCTCCGGGGACAGGCGGACGGACATCGGTACTCCTTCGTACGGCGGTCGGGGCAACCGCCAGTCAACCACGAGCACACGTGTGCAGAACACCTGTTCCGCACGGGGTACGTGTCTGAAGATCCACTCCACATTGGTGCACTCAGTGCATCGATGCACTTAGTGTCTTCGATGTGACCCTCTCGATCGACCGTCGTGCCGCCCTCAAGGCGAAGCACCGCGCGGCGATCCTCCAGGCCGCTCGCGACCTCGTCGAGGAACGTGGCGATCGCGACTTCAGCGTCGACGACCTCGCCACCCGTGCGGACATCGCCCGCCGCACGGTCTTCAACCACTTCGGGTCCCTCGACGAGGTCCTGTTGGCGGTCTGCGAGCAGGAACTCTCGGTGATCATCGACCGGTTCCTGAGCGACGTCGCGAACACCCCGGTCGGCGACGGCAGCCGGGCGTCGATGTTCGACGAGCTCGAGTCAGCCGCACGCGGGGCGGACATCGCACCGGCGATCGCGAGCATGTACCGGATCCTCGGCGATCCCGAGAAGGAGAACCAGAAGGCCGCCGTGCTCATCCAGACGGCGTTCACCAGGGTCACCGAGCGCCTCCGGATCGAGGTCGCCCGCCGCTACCCCGGCGCCGACGAGCTCGACGCGTGGCTGCTCGTCGAGTCCCTGATGAGCGGGATCGTCGTCATCGCCGAACACTGGCTGCGAACGACCGGCCCGCGCCTCGACCAGGAAGCGCTCGACGACTGGGACGCCCTGCTCGGCAGGCTCGTGCACAGCGTCCGCAGCGGGTACATGCCCGCGCACTGAGACTGCACATCCAGGGGTCCACCGGCGTGCCCCGCCCAACCAGCACCACCACAACGAAAGGAACGGGGCACCGCATGGCCGGTCTGCTCTACCGCCTCGGACGATTCTCCGCTCGGCGGCATTGGCTCGTGATCGTCTCCTGGATCGTGATCATAGGGATAGCGGGCGGCACGTACGCACTGTTCGCCGGGTCCATCTCGTCGTCGATCACCATCCCCGGCACCAAGACGTCCCAGGTGCAGGACGAACTCGCGGACAAGTTCCCGAGCGCGAACGGCGGCAACGGCACGCTGGTCTTCGAGACGAAGAGCGGCGACGCGTTCACCGACGCGCAGAAGACCGACATCGCGGACTTCATGAAGGACCTCGAGGACCTGAAGGGCGTCAAGGGTGCGACCAGCGGCTTCGACACCCAGCAGCAGCTCGACGACCAGCGCCAGAAGCTCGTCGACGGGCAGCAGCAGATCGACGACGGTCGCACGAAGATCACCGACGGGCAGCAGCAGCTCGACGCGCAGAAGCAGCAGCTCGAGGACGGCAAGACGAAGATCGCCGCCGCCCAGGCGCAGCTCGACACGCAGAAGCAGCAGGCTGCGGCAGCCGGTGGCGCCGCAGCAGCCGCTGCCGAGGCCCAGCTCGCGCAGGCACAGGCGCAGATCGACGCCCAGCAGCAGCAGATCACCGCCGGTGAGCAGCAGATCGCCGACGCACAGAAGACGATCGACACGAACACGCAGAAGCTCGACGACAGCGAGCAGGAGCTGCAGCAGGGCACGAAGCTCCTCGACCTGTCGAAGGACATCCGCTTCGTCTCGAAGGACGGCAGCGCCGCGATCGGCACCGTCCAGTTCACGAAGTCCACGTACGAGGTCCCGCAGACCACGAAGACGGCCATCTCCGACAAGGCCGACTCCGCCGGCATCAGCGGTGTGAACGTCTACGTGTCGAACGACATCGCCCAGGGCGTGCCGTCCATCCTCGGCCCGGGTGAGATCGCCGGTGTCATCATCGCCGCGCTCGTGCTGTTCTTCATGCTCCGCACGGTCATCGGCGCCGCGGTCCCGCTCGTCAGCGCGCTGCTCGGCGTCGGCGTGGCGTCGCTCGCCGCACTGTCCTTCTCGAGTCTCGTCGAGTTCATCTCGGTGACGCCGGTGCTGGGGGTGATGCTGGGCCTGGCGGTCGGCATCGACTACTCGCTGTTCATCCTGAACCGACACCGGACCCAGCTGAAGCAGGGCATGCAGGTGCACGAGTCCATCGGGCTCGCCAACGGCACCTCCGGGAACGCCGTGGTGTTCGCGGGCGCGACCGTCATCGTCGCCCTGCTCGCGCTCAACATCACCGGCATCCCGTTCCTCGGCCTGATGGGCACGGTCGGCGCGGTCGCGGTCTTCTTCGCGATCTGCATCGCGACGTCGTTCACACCGGCACTGCTCTCGCTCATCGGCATGCGGATCCTCCGGAAGAAGGAACGCGCACGCATCGGCAACACGGGCTCGACGCGGGTCCCGAACAAGCCGATGTCGACCTGGCGCGCGATCGTCACCCTGGTGGCAGGGGTCGCCGTGCTCGGCACCATCGCCCTGCCGGCGGCGCAGATGCGTCTCGGCCTGCCGAGCGGATCGTCCGAGGCCGTCGACTCCAGCCAGTACAAGGCCTACAAGACCCTCGACAAGGAGTTCGGCGCCGGTCAGAACGGACCGCTCCTCGTCGTCGCGACCCTGCCGAAGGCCATCGACGAGGACGACGTCACTGCGACCGAGGTCACCATCGGCGAGGCGATCGCGAAGAACGACGACGTCGACGCCGTCCTGCCGATCGGCGCGTCGAAGGACCGCTCGATCATCGCCTTCCAGGTGAAGCCGAACGGCGGCCCGGACAGCGTGTCCACGGAGAACCTCGTCAAGGACCTCCGCGCGCAGAACGTGACCGTCGACGACGGCAAGGCATCGCTCGGCGTCGCCGGCAACGCGTCGGCCAACATCGACGTGTCCGAGAAGCTCGCGAACGTCCTGCCGCTCTACCTCGTGGTGGTCGTCGGCCTGTCGCTCATCATCCTGATCATCGTGTTCCGGTCCTTCCTGGTCCCGATCACGGCGACGGCGGGCTTCATCCTGTCGGTCCTGGCGTCCTTCGGTGGCCTGACCGCGATCTACCAGTTCGGCTGGCTCGGCAGCGTGTTCGGGGTGCACGACCCCGCACCGATCCTGAGCTTCCTGCCCATCATCGAGATCGGCATCCTGTTCGGGCTCGCGATGGACTACCAGCTGTTCCTGGTGTCCGGCATGCGGGAGGCGTACGCCCACGGCGCATCGGCGAAGGTCGCCGTCCAGCGTGGTCTGCACGCCGGCCGCGCGGTGGTCACGGCGGCGGCGATCATCATGATCTCGGTGTTCGCCGGGTTCATCTTCTCGGACTCCTCCACGATCAAGCCCATCGGCTTCGGCCTGGCGTTCGGCGTGCTGGTCGACGCGTTCGTCGTCCGCATGCTGCTCATCCCGGCGGCGATGCACCTGCTCGGCCAGAGCGCGTGGTGGTTCCCGAAGTGGCTCGACCGCATCGTGCCGGACGT
Coding sequences within:
- a CDS encoding WYL domain-containing protein; translated protein: MNRTDRLYALVEELRAAAPARRSATRLAERFGVSTRTVERDLRALQESGVPIWADAGRTGGYTIDARATLPPLGLTVDEALAVSIGLGALAGSPFRDAAASAARKVTAVLTEDDAARTARLASRVHLLESGYRAAPPTGLAHALTDGRVLRMTYRDAHGAASERLVEPLGYIGKGEDWYLVAWCRLREGVRVFRGDRVLHVEETGERSPARTIAVEELDIPHGVLRPVLGRPGS
- a CDS encoding TetR/AcrR family transcriptional regulator, with product MTLSIDRRAALKAKHRAAILQAARDLVEERGDRDFSVDDLATRADIARRTVFNHFGSLDEVLLAVCEQELSVIIDRFLSDVANTPVGDGSRASMFDELESAARGADIAPAIASMYRILGDPEKENQKAAVLIQTAFTRVTERLRIEVARRYPGADELDAWLLVESLMSGIVVIAEHWLRTTGPRLDQEALDDWDALLGRLVHSVRSGYMPAH
- a CDS encoding mannitol dehydrogenase family protein, which codes for MSVRLSPETLDEIAASGIAVPTYDRSGITAGIVHFGVGGFHRAHQAMVIDRLLQQGEAREYGICGVGVLEQDRRMATAMADQGGLYTLVLKHPDGSLETRVIGSIVDYMLAVDDPDAVVEKMANPETKIVSLTITEGGYNFDHVTGEFVADEPGVVADLRGDQPPHTVFGLVVEALRRRRDRGEQPFTVMSCDNIQGNGHVARDMFTAYARLQDPAFADWMDEHVSFPNSMVDRITPVTTDDDRAMVRDDLGIEDAWPVVAEPFFQWVLEDDHPAGRPPYQDADVQIVEDVEPYELMKLRLLNASHQGLCYFGYLSGYRYAHEATQDPAIATFLRRYMDEEATPTLQPVPGIDLEDYKSTLIERFQNPEVRDTLARLCAESSDRIPKWLLPVVRDNLASGGPVTLSAGIVASWARYDEGTDESGEPIQIVDRLAETLNRIAMTQRDDRLAFVANRQVFGDLVDDERFVAAYRDALDGLIADGAHATVERLSRA
- a CDS encoding MMPL family transporter, with protein sequence MAGLLYRLGRFSARRHWLVIVSWIVIIGIAGGTYALFAGSISSSITIPGTKTSQVQDELADKFPSANGGNGTLVFETKSGDAFTDAQKTDIADFMKDLEDLKGVKGATSGFDTQQQLDDQRQKLVDGQQQIDDGRTKITDGQQQLDAQKQQLEDGKTKIAAAQAQLDTQKQQAAAAGGAAAAAAEAQLAQAQAQIDAQQQQITAGEQQIADAQKTIDTNTQKLDDSEQELQQGTKLLDLSKDIRFVSKDGSAAIGTVQFTKSTYEVPQTTKTAISDKADSAGISGVNVYVSNDIAQGVPSILGPGEIAGVIIAALVLFFMLRTVIGAAVPLVSALLGVGVASLAALSFSSLVEFISVTPVLGVMLGLAVGIDYSLFILNRHRTQLKQGMQVHESIGLANGTSGNAVVFAGATVIVALLALNITGIPFLGLMGTVGAVAVFFAICIATSFTPALLSLIGMRILRKKERARIGNTGSTRVPNKPMSTWRAIVTLVAGVAVLGTIALPAAQMRLGLPSGSSEAVDSSQYKAYKTLDKEFGAGQNGPLLVVATLPKAIDEDDVTATEVTIGEAIAKNDDVDAVLPIGASKDRSIIAFQVKPNGGPDSVSTENLVKDLRAQNVTVDDGKASLGVAGNASANIDVSEKLANVLPLYLVVVVGLSLIILIIVFRSFLVPITATAGFILSVLASFGGLTAIYQFGWLGSVFGVHDPAPILSFLPIIEIGILFGLAMDYQLFLVSGMREAYAHGASAKVAVQRGLHAGRAVVTAAAIIMISVFAGFIFSDSSTIKPIGFGLAFGVLVDAFVVRMLLIPAAMHLLGQSAWWFPKWLDRIVPDVDVEGAKLERSHPVAGHEDTHTGSHALPVEPDANAHESGHPPAHRA